From Drosophila yakuba strain Tai18E2 chromosome 2L, Prin_Dyak_Tai18E2_2.1, whole genome shotgun sequence, one genomic window encodes:
- the LOC6528343 gene encoding mucin-4 isoform X17: MDLSLERDSSALGSLFQQIINDMKNTSPLWEDFVAKAGKLHTCLRAAIQAIAAYLDAFQKIADAATNSRGASKEIGTALTRVCLRHKAVETRLKTFTSAIMDCLVQPLQERIEDWKRTVATIDKDHAKEYKRCRTELKKRSSDTLRLQKKARKGQTDGLQSLMDSHMQDVTLRRAELEEVEKKSLRSAMVEERLRYCSFVHMLQPVVHEECEVMSELGHLQEAMQSIALVTKEPSVLPQASEELIHDAKASINLYPESPGGGSGSQGGGCSNSLGSRKSSVCSISSMNSSGSSNSPGHHHYPRSLSQFVTPAIRLKPGESSDSGFCSSPALTTQTSNATNQTANVSTWPPHSQDGVDTLPPTADRPHTISTAYEKGHQRPPLTVYTFQNPETIHESGSCLNNGTAAPNGQPLSGQATPATQKSPAASLSRPPLPVKPAHVRCSSLERPLSAQSNHRQGSGSNLLQRQCPSPIPAHITKELSAAHHAQQQQQQQQNQQPQTPPTYVNMSELATMAALKQTNQQQKTSTPPLQQQSSIDSTCSQHSNDSTGSHQLLQQQQQHPSQQNHHSATATRSHSISSTASSLHSHPSIDSTVACGSLVGQHNHSTSTNTNTNTTSPSSGSSTPQNHYSPLLTNSPTSTAAGTPSGSSLGPGSGLGFVYQVSSPTPPSSEVLKITEQGAAGQDQGTGSANSVADEMDERSRASVLQKASMFEKAAAAAAVAVSPPASIQVASSAPASGGGTRRSEAEQQEMDKSFEDSIQALNNLIGELDSFQREIDEGKVKPPSSTNNTSSSNNNMTTSSNSSSDNNNPPATSNIEPCAISNQTNSSGCGTDISDTTSDELAGDDMDVRQRDRDRDLLGASDSELSRCYVSETSSLTGGLTAGGYENPTFAHFAANANRDDAVSLASDSVCLGQPRHAYVDTCSDSGSAVVVIYDHQIPNTPDIEFVKQNSEIVVLRTKDPQPHALQLHEMRELQQLPTNLAASPDSSPDSAAGQAPPTATVAPAKQRLSSFRATSEQQLQLLGRGSPQRGKTPSEQAVQSRPQDQHYPQTHQQDIDGSSPPVELARRQLPPKPTSLSVFNGPLPTAGDRPVVPRKSDFKADLDAKIRRQKQKVKQQLQTQQQQQETQQQHQQQAPQEQQHSPQSPQNRNCNVTNQQAANITAFASATATASTDPYPHQNHRMPNQNQTATSNHKQCKTSTMALSPSSPRGHLPLSPSSLSSLPLPATNSSPSNARSSMLSASERPPPPPDHPYVCSNAPANPHHANSITNANVNANAQLKPCITPRPASLSGGAASGGSTRIGRRASINQAKPPPPVRRSSSVTPSPNASVGLQQQPQHATLSQQNHQLSSSSEHLPPPPPFMLDAMAQIPSSALKVSETVRALAAMRHQPASPVSLRRMQQQQQQQQQQQQQQLQQQHQQHVQLQQPLLQSAHNSPSNDDLTVFHDYLDLHAYAQALATGQQPGGQQMANPQRFFHQQQHQHQPPPPPVYQVDAQTFRTSSPAAGGGGGGSIYAQPKLVNSMSSFRTSSPSPNGHAHPLPPTQPKANPNLIAQLNARLSGKQQQQQQQQQQQQVEGIYGNQQAPGGESIYMRSGLPMSQPQQQQHYDDYATSTNIEKTGSIRAKTKAEFLENLNAKLAKQGMSGRAFAVRNLINSKALMYQNPQKLSRPSAQYRRPPTYPNTSTSTNATCEDQC, encoded by the exons AATACTTCGCCCCTGTGGGAGGACTTTGTGGCTAAGGCCGGAAAACTACACACTTGCTTAAG GGCCGCCATCCAGGCAATCGCCGCCTATTTGGACGCCTTCCAAAAGATAGCCGATGCGGCGACCAACTCAAGAG GCGCCTCAAAGGAGATCGGCACCGCCCTGACCCGCGTTTGCCTCCGACACAAGGCGGTGGAGACACGTCTGAAAACCTTCACCAGCGCCATAATGGATTGCCTGGTGCAGCCGCTGCAGGAGAGGATCGAGGACTGGAAGCGCACGGTGGCCACCATCGACAAAGACCATGCCAAAGAGTACAAGCGCTGTCGCACTGAACTGAAGAAGCGCTCCAGCGACACGCTGCGCCTGCAGAAGAAGGCGCGCAAGGGTCAGACGGACGGATTGCAGTCCCTGATGGACTCGCACATGCAGGATGTCACCCTGCGCCGCGCAGAACTCGAGGAAGTCGAGAAGAAATCCTTGAGGTCGGCCATGGTGGAGGAGCGTCTTCGCTACTGCAGCTTTGTCCACATGCTTCAGCCAGTGGTGCACGAGGAGTGCGAGGTCATGTCAGAGTTGGGTCACCTACAG GAAGCCATGCAGTCAATTGCGCTAGTGACCAAGGAACCCAGTGTCCTGCCCCAGGCCTCCGAGGAGCTAATTCACGACGCTAAGGCCAGCATTAATCTGTACCCGGAGTCTCCAGGTGGCGGTTCCGGCTCGCAGGGCGGCGGCTGCTCCAACTCGCTGGGTTCCCGAAAGAGCTCCGTCTGTTCCATCAGCAGCATGAACAGCAGCGGCTCGAGCAACTCTCCCGGTCACCATCACTATCCGCGCTCCTTGTCGCAG tttgtaaCGCCCGCAATTCGCTTGAAACCTGGTGAATCCAGTGATAGTGGCTTTTGCTCATCGCCAGCTCTAACAACACag ACCTCGAATGCAACGAATCAAACGGCAAATGTCTCAACCTGGCCCCCACATTCCCAGGATGGCGTCGACACACTGCCACCGACCGCGGACCGTCCGCACACCATTTCGACGGCATACGAGAAGGGTCACCAGCGTCCTCCACTGACCGTCTACACGTTCCAAAACCCGGAGACTATTCACGAGTCGGGCAGCTGCTTGAACAACGGAACCGCAGCCCCGAATGGACAGCCCTTGTCTGGACAAGCCACTCCGGCCACCCAGAAATCCCCGGCTGCCTCACTTAGTCGGCCCCCCTTGCCAGTT AAGCCAGCCCATGTG CGCTGCTCGTCGCTGGAGCGACCCCTTTCGGCCCAGAGTAACCACCGCCAGGGAAGTGGGAGCAACCTGCTGCAGCGCCAGTGCCCCTCACCGATTCCGGCTCATATCACGAAAG AGCTGTCCGCAGCGCATCatgcacagcagcagcagcagcaacagcagaatCAGCAGCCTCAGACGCCACCCACCTATGTGAACATGTCTGAGCTGGCCACCATGGCAGCTTTGAAGCAAACCAACCAGCAGCAAAAGACCTCTACGCCGCctctgcagcagcagagctCCATTGACTCGACCTGCTCCCAGCATTCCAACGACTCCACCGGCTCGcatcagctcctccagcagcagcagcaacatccatCGCAGCAGAATCACCACTCAGCCACTGCCACACGCTCCCATTCCATATCCTCGACGGCCTCGTCACTGCACTCGCATCCGTCGATCGACTCCACCGTCGCTTGCGGCTCGCTGGTGGGCCAACACAACCAcagcaccagcaccaacacGAACACCAACACCACCTCGCCGTCCAGTGGCAGCTCCACGCCACAGAACCATTACTCGCCCCTGCTAACCAACTCCCCCACGTCCACTGCCGCAGGTACTCCCAGTGGCAGCAGCTTGGGTCCTGGGTCCGGTTTGGGATTTGTCTACCAGGTCAGCTCCCCGACACCTCCCTCCAGCGAGGTGCTAAAGATCACCGAGCAAGGCGCAGCAGGACAGGATCAGGGTACAGGATCAGCCAACAGCGTAGCAGATGAGATGGATGAGCGATCAAGGGCCTCTGTCCTGCAGAAGGCTTCAATGTTCGAAAAGGCGGCAGCTGCGGCTGCGGTTGCGGTCTCGCCTCCAGCGTCCATTCAGGTTGCATCCAGTGCCCCAGCTTCGGGAGGCGGAACTCGACGATCCGaggcggagcagcaggaaaTGG ACAAATCTTTCGAAGATTCAATACAAGcactaaataatttaattggcGAACTAGACTCCTTTCAACGCGAGATAGATGAGGGCAAGGTCAAGCCGCCATCGAGCACCAACAacacaagcagcagcaacaacaatatgaccaccagcagcaacagcagcagcgacaacaacaacccGCCCGCCACTAGCAACATCGAGCCCTGCGCCATCAGCAATCAGACGAACTCGAGCGGCTGTGGAACAGACATATCGGACACCACGTCCGACGAACTGGCCGGCGACGATATGGACGTCAGGCAGCGGGATCGAGATCGGGATCTGCTCGGCGCCAGCGATTCGGAGCTGAGTCGCTGCTATGTGAGCGAGACGAGTTCGCTGACCGGTGGTCTAACGGCCGGCGGCTACGAGAATCCCACTTTCGCGCACTTTGCGGCCAATGCGAATAGAGATGACGCTGTTTCCCTGGCCTCCGACAGCGTTTGTCTCGGCCAGCCGCGCCATGCCTACGTGGATACTTGCAGCGACAGCGGCAGTGCCGTGGTGGTGATCTACGACCACCAGATTCCCAACACGCCCGACATTGAGTTCGTGAAGCAGAACTCCGAGATTGTGGTGCTGCGGACCAAGGATCCGCAGCCCCACGCGCTCCAGCTGCACGAGATGCGcgagctgcagcagttgcCCACGAATTTAGCCGCTTCACCGGACTCCTCGCCGGACTCGGCCGCTGGCCAGGCGCCACCAACAGCAACTGTGGCGCCCGCCAAGCAGCGACTCTCCTCGTTTCGCGCCACCAGTgagcagcagttgcaactcCTCGGACGCGGCAGTCCGCAAAGAGGTAAAACACCCAGTGAGCAGGCGGTACAGAGCAGACCACAGGACCAGCATTATCCACAGACACATCAGCAGGATATTGATGGCAGTAGTCCACCAGTAGAACTTGCAAGGCGCCAGCTGCCCCCCAAGCCCACAAGCTTGAGCGTTTTTAACGGCCCCCTCCCCACTGCGGGCGATAGGCCTGTTGTGCCCCGAAAGTCGGATTTTAAGGCCGATCTAGATGCAAAAATACGCAGGCAAAAGCAGAAAGTTAAACAGCAGTTGCAgacgcaacagcagcagcaagaaacgcagcagcagcatcagcagcaagcACCACAAGAACAGCAACACTCACCACAGTCGCCCCAAAACAGAAACTGTAATGTCACTAATCAACAAGCCGCCAATATTACTGCATTTGCATCTGCAACCGCAACAGCATCCACAGACCCGTACCCGCATCAAAATCATAGAATGCCAAACCAAAATCAGACAGCCACATCCAATCACAAGCAGTGCAAGACGTCCACAATGGCATTGTCACCGTCATCACCTCGCGGCCATCTGCCATTATCACCGTCATCGCTATCGTCATTACCATTACCAGCCACCAATTCATCACCATCCAATGCTCGGTCATCGATGTTGTCCGCCAGTGaacgaccaccaccaccacccgaTCATCCATATGTGTGCTCCAATGCCCCAGCCAATCCCCACCATGCCAATAGCATTACCAATGCCAATGTCAATGCCAATGCCCAGCTCAAGCCGTGCATTACGCCCCGGCCGGCTTCGTTGTCGG GAGGAGCAGCCAGCGGTGGCTCCACGCGCATCGGCCGTCGCGCGTCCATCAATCAGGCCAAGCCACCGCCGCCAGTTAGACGCAGTTCGTCGGTGACCCCCAGTCCCAATGCCTCGGTCGGG ctgcagcagcaaccacagcaCGCGACTCTGTCGCAGCAGAATCACCAACTAAGCAGCTCCAGCGAGCACTtaccgccgccaccgccattCATGCTGGACGCCATGGCCCAGATTCCCAGCTCAGCTCTGAAAGTATCGGAGACGGTAAGAGCCCTGGCAGCCATGCGGCACCAGCCAGCATCACCCGTGTCCCTCAGGCgcatgcagcagcaacagcagcagcaacagcagcagcaacagcagcagcttcagcagcaacatcaacaacatgtgcagctgcagcaaccCCTATTGCAG TCTGCGCACAACTCCCCCTCGAATGATGACCTGACCGTATTCCACGACTATTTGGATCTGCACGCATATGCCCAGGCCTTGGCCACGGGCCAACAGCCAGGCGGTCAGCAGATGGCCAACCCGCAACGCTTTTttcaccagcagcaacatcagcatcagccaccgccgccgcctgtCTATCAAGTGGATGCC CAGACATTCCGCACCTCATCACCAGCCGCGGGCGGAGGGGGTGGCGGCAGCATATACGCCCAGCCCAAACTGGTCAACAGCATGTCAAGCTTCCGCACCAGCAGCCCCAGTCCCAATGGACATGCTCACCCACTGCCACCGACACAGCCAAAGGCGAATCCGAACCTAATTGCACAGCTCAATGCACGACTCAGcggcaaacagcaacagcagcagcagcaacaacagcagcaacaggtcGAGGGGATCTACGGCAACCAGCAGGCGCCCGGGGGAGAGTCCATCTACATGCGGAGTGGCTTGCCCATGTcgcagccgcaacagcagcaacactaTGACG ACTATGCGACAAGCACAAATATCGAAAAGACTGGCAGTATTCGGGCCAAGACCAAGGCCGAATTCCTCGAGAATCTCAACGCGAAACTGGCAAAGCAGGGAATGTCTGGACGAGCATTTGCCGTGCGAAATCTCATCAACAGTAAGGCCCTG ATGTATCAAAATCCACAAAAACTATCGCGACCCAGTGCGCAATACCGTAGACCACCCACCTATCCCAACACCAGCACATCCACCAATGCCACTTGCGAAGACCAGTGCTAA
- the LOC6528343 gene encoding putative uncharacterized protein DDB_G0271606 isoform X24 yields the protein MDLSLERDSSALGSLFQQIINDMKNTSPLWEDFVAKAGKLHTCLRAAIQAIAAYLDAFQKIADAATNSRGASKEIGTALTRVCLRHKAVETRLKTFTSAIMDCLVQPLQERIEDWKRTVATIDKDHAKEYKRCRTELKKRSSDTLRLQKKARKGQTDGLQSLMDSHMQDVTLRRAELEEVEKKSLRSAMVEERLRYCSFVHMLQPVVHEECEVMSELGHLQEAMQSIALVTKEPSVLPQASEELIHDAKASINLYPESPGGGSGSQGGGCSNSLGSRKSSVCSISSMNSSGSSNSPGHHHYPRSLSQFVTPAIRLKPGESSDSGFCSSPALTTQTSNATNQTANVSTWPPHSQDGVDTLPPTADRPHTISTAYEKGHQRPPLTVYTFQNPETIHESGSCLNNGTAAPNGQPLSGQATPATQKSPAASLSRPPLPVKPAHVRCSSLERPLSAQSNHRQGSGSNLLQRQCPSPIPAHITKELSAAHHAQQQQQQQQNQQPQTPPTYVNMSELATMAALKQTNQQQKTSTPPLQQQSSIDSTCSQHSNDSTGSHQLLQQQQQHPSQQNHHSATATRSHSISSTASSLHSHPSIDSTVACGSLVGQHNHSTSTNTNTNTTSPSSGSSTPQNHYSPLLTNSPTSTAAGTPSGSSLGPGSGLGFVYQVSSPTPPSSEVLKITEQGAAGQDQGTGSANSVADEMDERSRASVLQKASMFEKAAAAAAVAVSPPASIQVASSAPASGGGTRRSEAEQQEMGGAASGGSTRIGRRASINQAKPPPPVRRSSSVTPSPNASVGLQQQPQHATLSQQNHQLSSSSEHLPPPPPFMLDAMAQIPSSALKVSETVRALAAMRHQPASPVSLRRMQQQQQQQQQQQQQQLQQQHQQHVQLQQPLLQSAHNSPSNDDLTVFHDYLDLHAYAQALATGQQPGGQQMANPQRFFHQQQHQHQPPPPPVYQVDAQTFRTSSPAAGGGGGGSIYAQPKLVNSMSSFRTSSPSPNGHAHPLPPTQPKANPNLIAQLNARLSGKQQQQQQQQQQQQVEGIYGNQQAPGGESIYMRSGLPMSQPQQQQHYDAAAQSPNMRQAHSHQHHQQPQQHYTCPPPLEDPPPPPIYAASASATMPKKVARPPTSQNTSHSSAYAAASSTATLPRNMMQHQQRLQQQQQQYQQPASIGIGIGNGNGHLGQRPQLPLPQQKLRAAQQQHLAEQQQQQQQQQHQLQHQQHQQRQPPIPSRHSSVQQKIFVSTNPFIQTTAVKFHSPSASPTCGSPVTGSGSGSLASIYATTSRGGHHHQQQQHQQQQAQQQHYYRDAAGGNSNSNGGAAYYNHNAHAHSPAHHPNYATSTNIEKTGSIRAKTKAEFLENLNAKLAKQGMSGRAFAVRNLINSKALMYQNPQKLSRPSAQYRRPPTYPNTSTSTNATCEDQC from the exons AATACTTCGCCCCTGTGGGAGGACTTTGTGGCTAAGGCCGGAAAACTACACACTTGCTTAAG GGCCGCCATCCAGGCAATCGCCGCCTATTTGGACGCCTTCCAAAAGATAGCCGATGCGGCGACCAACTCAAGAG GCGCCTCAAAGGAGATCGGCACCGCCCTGACCCGCGTTTGCCTCCGACACAAGGCGGTGGAGACACGTCTGAAAACCTTCACCAGCGCCATAATGGATTGCCTGGTGCAGCCGCTGCAGGAGAGGATCGAGGACTGGAAGCGCACGGTGGCCACCATCGACAAAGACCATGCCAAAGAGTACAAGCGCTGTCGCACTGAACTGAAGAAGCGCTCCAGCGACACGCTGCGCCTGCAGAAGAAGGCGCGCAAGGGTCAGACGGACGGATTGCAGTCCCTGATGGACTCGCACATGCAGGATGTCACCCTGCGCCGCGCAGAACTCGAGGAAGTCGAGAAGAAATCCTTGAGGTCGGCCATGGTGGAGGAGCGTCTTCGCTACTGCAGCTTTGTCCACATGCTTCAGCCAGTGGTGCACGAGGAGTGCGAGGTCATGTCAGAGTTGGGTCACCTACAG GAAGCCATGCAGTCAATTGCGCTAGTGACCAAGGAACCCAGTGTCCTGCCCCAGGCCTCCGAGGAGCTAATTCACGACGCTAAGGCCAGCATTAATCTGTACCCGGAGTCTCCAGGTGGCGGTTCCGGCTCGCAGGGCGGCGGCTGCTCCAACTCGCTGGGTTCCCGAAAGAGCTCCGTCTGTTCCATCAGCAGCATGAACAGCAGCGGCTCGAGCAACTCTCCCGGTCACCATCACTATCCGCGCTCCTTGTCGCAG tttgtaaCGCCCGCAATTCGCTTGAAACCTGGTGAATCCAGTGATAGTGGCTTTTGCTCATCGCCAGCTCTAACAACACag ACCTCGAATGCAACGAATCAAACGGCAAATGTCTCAACCTGGCCCCCACATTCCCAGGATGGCGTCGACACACTGCCACCGACCGCGGACCGTCCGCACACCATTTCGACGGCATACGAGAAGGGTCACCAGCGTCCTCCACTGACCGTCTACACGTTCCAAAACCCGGAGACTATTCACGAGTCGGGCAGCTGCTTGAACAACGGAACCGCAGCCCCGAATGGACAGCCCTTGTCTGGACAAGCCACTCCGGCCACCCAGAAATCCCCGGCTGCCTCACTTAGTCGGCCCCCCTTGCCAGTT AAGCCAGCCCATGTG CGCTGCTCGTCGCTGGAGCGACCCCTTTCGGCCCAGAGTAACCACCGCCAGGGAAGTGGGAGCAACCTGCTGCAGCGCCAGTGCCCCTCACCGATTCCGGCTCATATCACGAAAG AGCTGTCCGCAGCGCATCatgcacagcagcagcagcagcaacagcagaatCAGCAGCCTCAGACGCCACCCACCTATGTGAACATGTCTGAGCTGGCCACCATGGCAGCTTTGAAGCAAACCAACCAGCAGCAAAAGACCTCTACGCCGCctctgcagcagcagagctCCATTGACTCGACCTGCTCCCAGCATTCCAACGACTCCACCGGCTCGcatcagctcctccagcagcagcagcaacatccatCGCAGCAGAATCACCACTCAGCCACTGCCACACGCTCCCATTCCATATCCTCGACGGCCTCGTCACTGCACTCGCATCCGTCGATCGACTCCACCGTCGCTTGCGGCTCGCTGGTGGGCCAACACAACCAcagcaccagcaccaacacGAACACCAACACCACCTCGCCGTCCAGTGGCAGCTCCACGCCACAGAACCATTACTCGCCCCTGCTAACCAACTCCCCCACGTCCACTGCCGCAGGTACTCCCAGTGGCAGCAGCTTGGGTCCTGGGTCCGGTTTGGGATTTGTCTACCAGGTCAGCTCCCCGACACCTCCCTCCAGCGAGGTGCTAAAGATCACCGAGCAAGGCGCAGCAGGACAGGATCAGGGTACAGGATCAGCCAACAGCGTAGCAGATGAGATGGATGAGCGATCAAGGGCCTCTGTCCTGCAGAAGGCTTCAATGTTCGAAAAGGCGGCAGCTGCGGCTGCGGTTGCGGTCTCGCCTCCAGCGTCCATTCAGGTTGCATCCAGTGCCCCAGCTTCGGGAGGCGGAACTCGACGATCCGaggcggagcagcaggaaaTGG GAGGAGCAGCCAGCGGTGGCTCCACGCGCATCGGCCGTCGCGCGTCCATCAATCAGGCCAAGCCACCGCCGCCAGTTAGACGCAGTTCGTCGGTGACCCCCAGTCCCAATGCCTCGGTCGGG ctgcagcagcaaccacagcaCGCGACTCTGTCGCAGCAGAATCACCAACTAAGCAGCTCCAGCGAGCACTtaccgccgccaccgccattCATGCTGGACGCCATGGCCCAGATTCCCAGCTCAGCTCTGAAAGTATCGGAGACGGTAAGAGCCCTGGCAGCCATGCGGCACCAGCCAGCATCACCCGTGTCCCTCAGGCgcatgcagcagcaacagcagcagcaacagcagcagcaacagcagcagcttcagcagcaacatcaacaacatgtgcagctgcagcaaccCCTATTGCAG TCTGCGCACAACTCCCCCTCGAATGATGACCTGACCGTATTCCACGACTATTTGGATCTGCACGCATATGCCCAGGCCTTGGCCACGGGCCAACAGCCAGGCGGTCAGCAGATGGCCAACCCGCAACGCTTTTttcaccagcagcaacatcagcatcagccaccgccgccgcctgtCTATCAAGTGGATGCC CAGACATTCCGCACCTCATCACCAGCCGCGGGCGGAGGGGGTGGCGGCAGCATATACGCCCAGCCCAAACTGGTCAACAGCATGTCAAGCTTCCGCACCAGCAGCCCCAGTCCCAATGGACATGCTCACCCACTGCCACCGACACAGCCAAAGGCGAATCCGAACCTAATTGCACAGCTCAATGCACGACTCAGcggcaaacagcaacagcagcagcagcaacaacagcagcaacaggtcGAGGGGATCTACGGCAACCAGCAGGCGCCCGGGGGAGAGTCCATCTACATGCGGAGTGGCTTGCCCATGTcgcagccgcaacagcagcaacactaTGACG CAGCTGCGCAATCGCCGAACATGAGACAGGCTCATTCccatcagcaccaccaacagccgcagcagcacTACACTTGTCCGCCTCCTCTGGAGGATCCCCCACCGCCGCCCATTTACGCCGCCAGTGCATCGGCCACGATGCCCAAGAAGGTTGCCCGTCCGCCCACTAGCCAGAACACGTCTCACTCGAGCGCCTATGCAGCAGCCTCGTCCACGGCCACGCTGCCCAGGAATATGATGCAGCACCAGCAAAggttgcagcagcagcagcaacagtatCAACAGCCAGCAAGTATAGGCATAGGCATTGGCAACGGCAATGGACACCTAGGTCAGCGTCCGCAGTTGCCGCTTCCCCAGCAGAAGCTTAGAGctgcacagcagcagcatttggcggagcagcagcagcagcagcaacaacagcaacatcagctgcagcatcagcaacaccagcaacgCCAGCCACCCATTCCTTCACGCCACTCGAGTGTGCAGCAAAAGATATTCGTCTCTACAAATCCATTCATACAGACAACGGCCGTCAAGTTTCACTCGCCCTCGGCCTCGCCCACGTGCGGCTCGCCCGTTactgggtctgggtctgggtccTTGGCCAGCATTTATGCCACAACCTCGCGTGGCGGCcaccatcaccagcagcagcagcatcagcagcagcaggctcagcagcagcactacTATCGCGATGCTGCTGGGGggaacagcaacagcaacggcggCGCTGCCTACTATAACCACAatgcccatgcccattccCCGGCACATCATCCAA ACTATGCGACAAGCACAAATATCGAAAAGACTGGCAGTATTCGGGCCAAGACCAAGGCCGAATTCCTCGAGAATCTCAACGCGAAACTGGCAAAGCAGGGAATGTCTGGACGAGCATTTGCCGTGCGAAATCTCATCAACAGTAAGGCCCTG ATGTATCAAAATCCACAAAAACTATCGCGACCCAGTGCGCAATACCGTAGACCACCCACCTATCCCAACACCAGCACATCCACCAATGCCACTTGCGAAGACCAGTGCTAA